The Streptomyces albofaciens JCM 4342 genome has a segment encoding these proteins:
- a CDS encoding O-acetyl-ADP-ribose deacetylase: MTASASAPALTLVAGDITEQRVDAVVNAANSSLLGGGGVDGAIHRRGGPEILAECRALRASHYGKGLPTGQAVATTAGRLPARWVIHTVGPVWAESEDRSDLLASCYRESLRVADELGARTVAFPAISAGIYRWPLDDAARIAVGAVRAARTAVEEVRFVLFDARAYEAFAARVG, encoded by the coding sequence ATGACCGCATCAGCATCCGCGCCCGCCCTCACCCTCGTCGCCGGTGACATCACCGAGCAGCGGGTCGACGCCGTCGTGAACGCCGCCAACTCCTCGCTGCTGGGCGGCGGGGGAGTGGACGGCGCGATCCACCGGCGCGGCGGCCCGGAGATCCTGGCGGAGTGCCGCGCGCTGCGGGCCTCGCACTACGGCAAGGGCCTGCCCACCGGGCAGGCCGTGGCCACCACGGCGGGCCGGCTGCCGGCCCGCTGGGTGATCCACACGGTCGGCCCGGTATGGGCGGAGTCCGAGGACCGCTCGGACCTGCTCGCCTCCTGCTACCGCGAGTCGCTGCGGGTCGCCGACGAGCTGGGCGCCCGCACCGTCGCCTTCCCGGCGATCTCCGCCGGGATCTACCGCTGGCCGCTGGACGACGCGGCCCGTATCGCGGTCGGTGCGGTACGGGCCGCGCGGACCGCCGTCGAGGAGGTGCGCTTCGTGCTCTTCGACGCGCGGGCGTACGAGGCGTTCGCCGCGCGGGTGGGCTGA
- a CDS encoding GNAT family N-acetyltransferase: protein MSDLQTDRLVLHPLTAAEAARLVARTPADGDRWAPGYPTDGDVESATDFLNHCAATGDPQPFGDYEIRRLADGLVIGSLGFNRPPAPDGSVTIGYGLVPAARGHGYAAEALRELLRLARERGVTCVKGDADLGNTASQRVMTAAGMRPAGEDERVKYFEISWPATDGDTAGDTAGPPGRSAAGNGSTGP, encoded by the coding sequence ATGAGTGATCTTCAGACGGACCGGCTGGTGCTCCACCCGCTCACCGCCGCCGAGGCGGCGCGGCTGGTGGCGCGTACCCCGGCCGACGGCGACCGCTGGGCACCCGGCTACCCCACCGACGGGGACGTGGAGTCCGCCACCGACTTCCTGAACCACTGTGCGGCCACCGGCGATCCGCAGCCCTTCGGGGACTACGAGATACGCCGCCTGGCGGACGGCCTGGTCATCGGCAGCCTGGGCTTCAACCGGCCGCCCGCCCCGGACGGCAGCGTCACGATCGGCTACGGCCTGGTCCCCGCGGCACGCGGCCACGGGTACGCGGCGGAGGCCCTGCGCGAGCTGCTGCGCCTCGCCAGGGAACGCGGCGTCACCTGCGTGAAGGGCGACGCCGACCTCGGCAACACCGCGTCCCAGCGCGTCATGACCGCGGCCGGTATGCGGCCGGCGGGCGAGGACGAGCGGGTGAAGTACTTCGAGATCAGCTGGCCCGCCACGGACGGCGACACGGCCGGGGACACGGCCGGACCGCCGGGCCGGTCCGCCGCCGGGAACGGGAGCACGGGACCATGA
- a CDS encoding TetR/AcrR family transcriptional regulator, protein MAADSRGLTPRKQPRQARAEATRQRILTAAAHVFAEYGYAAGTTNRIAERARVSIGSLYQYYPNKDAILVELLVRHLDAGAAAVAERLDGQLPDSLEETIRLFVRASVDNHQDDPQLLRVMAEQGPRTPELLDKVSRHHRARVASVQQLFERHPQVRVADTYVAARLTVASIELLVHQLLAAPDPLDVTRFENELVAMLSGYLTTER, encoded by the coding sequence ATGGCGGCGGACAGCCGGGGACTAACGCCACGTAAACAGCCGCGCCAGGCCCGCGCGGAAGCCACCCGGCAGCGCATCCTCACCGCGGCTGCTCACGTTTTCGCCGAGTACGGCTACGCCGCGGGGACCACCAACCGCATCGCCGAACGGGCCCGGGTGTCGATCGGATCGCTGTACCAGTACTACCCGAACAAGGACGCCATCCTGGTGGAACTGCTGGTCCGGCACCTCGACGCCGGGGCCGCCGCCGTCGCGGAGCGGCTGGACGGGCAGCTGCCCGACTCCCTCGAAGAGACCATCCGGCTCTTCGTCCGCGCCTCGGTCGACAACCACCAGGACGACCCGCAACTGCTGCGCGTCATGGCCGAGCAGGGCCCCCGGACCCCGGAACTCCTCGACAAGGTCTCCCGGCACCACCGGGCGCGGGTCGCCTCCGTCCAGCAGCTGTTCGAGCGCCACCCGCAGGTCCGGGTCGCGGACACCTATGTCGCCGCCCGGCTCACGGTGGCCTCGATCGAACTCCTCGTCCACCAGCTCCTGGCGGCACCGGACCCCTTGGACGTCACCCGGTTCGAGAACGAGCTGGTGGCCATGTTGAGCGGCTACCTCACGACCGAACGGTGA
- a CDS encoding MSMEG_1061 family FMN-dependent PPOX-type flavoprotein produces the protein MTHVRTRPRRLPPDEVRALLGEPESMLENKKIDHIDAFARRFIAHSPFASLATADAAGRADCSPRGDYPGFVKVLDERTLAIPDRPGNRIADSFRNIAENPEVGLLFLVPGMPETLRVNGRAYPTDEPDVLARMRTEAKAPVLAIVVEVTEAFFHCGRALLRSRLWDPASRALADELPSVGEIAAAQFGADIDPQHFEAVLEESYRKLF, from the coding sequence ATGACGCACGTCCGCACCCGCCCCCGCCGGCTGCCCCCGGACGAGGTCCGCGCCCTGCTCGGCGAACCCGAGTCCATGCTGGAGAACAAGAAGATCGACCACATCGACGCGTTCGCCCGCCGCTTCATCGCGCACTCGCCCTTCGCGTCGCTGGCCACCGCGGACGCGGCCGGACGCGCCGACTGCTCGCCGCGCGGCGACTATCCGGGATTCGTGAAGGTCCTCGACGAGCGCACGCTCGCGATACCCGACCGGCCGGGCAACCGGATCGCCGACTCGTTCCGCAACATCGCGGAGAACCCGGAGGTGGGACTGCTCTTCCTGGTGCCCGGGATGCCGGAGACGCTGCGCGTCAACGGCCGGGCCTACCCCACCGACGAGCCCGATGTGCTGGCCCGGATGCGCACCGAGGCCAAGGCGCCGGTCCTGGCGATCGTCGTCGAGGTGACCGAGGCGTTCTTCCACTGCGGCCGCGCGCTGCTGCGGTCCCGGCTGTGGGACCCGGCGAGCCGGGCCCTCGCCGACGAGCTGCCGTCGGTCGGCGAGATCGCCGCCGCGCAGTTCGGGGCCGACATCGACCCGCAGCACTTCGAAGCCGTCCTCGAAGAGTCCTACCGGAAGCTCTTCTGA
- a CDS encoding PDR/VanB family oxidoreductase gives MQRTLLDRLDPVTDDVVSLVLRGADGPLAPWEPGAHVDVALPNWLTRQYSLCGDPADRETYRVAVRYDPLSRGGSEYIHRFLRPGRTLDVSLPRNHFPLVPAPRYLFLAGGIGITPVLPMMRAATAAGTPASLVYVGPSADAMPFAGELRAAYGDAVRIVATREHGRPDFGALAAGLEPGTLVYCCGPASMLAAAEAAFPAGRLRAERFQPLPRVFAPNTAFDAVCARSGRTVPVPADESLLDALNHAGFPVPSGCREGVCGSCELTVLDGEPEHRDDIGAPEGRMYACVSRAQGPRLVLDL, from the coding sequence ATGCAGCGGACCCTCCTCGACCGCCTCGACCCGGTCACCGACGACGTCGTCTCGCTCGTGCTGCGCGGCGCCGACGGCCCGCTGGCCCCCTGGGAGCCCGGCGCCCATGTCGACGTGGCCCTGCCGAACTGGCTGACCCGGCAGTACTCCCTGTGCGGGGACCCCGCGGACCGCGAGACCTACCGCGTCGCCGTACGGTACGACCCGCTCAGCCGGGGCGGCTCCGAATACATCCACCGTTTTCTGCGACCGGGCCGCACGCTCGACGTGTCCCTGCCGCGCAACCACTTCCCCCTCGTGCCCGCGCCGCGCTACCTCTTCCTCGCGGGCGGGATCGGCATCACCCCCGTCCTGCCGATGATGCGCGCGGCGACCGCGGCGGGCACACCGGCCTCGCTCGTGTACGTGGGGCCCTCGGCGGACGCCATGCCCTTCGCCGGTGAACTGCGCGCCGCGTACGGGGACGCCGTACGCATCGTCGCCACCCGGGAGCACGGCAGGCCGGACTTCGGCGCGCTGGCGGCGGGGCTGGAGCCCGGCACGCTGGTCTACTGCTGCGGCCCGGCCTCCATGCTCGCGGCGGCGGAGGCCGCCTTCCCCGCCGGGCGGCTGCGCGCCGAGCGGTTCCAGCCGCTGCCCCGGGTGTTCGCGCCCAACACGGCGTTCGACGCGGTGTGCGCGCGATCGGGGCGCACGGTCCCGGTACCGGCCGACGAGTCGCTGCTCGACGCCCTGAACCACGCCGGGTTCCCCGTCCCGTCCGGTTGCCGCGAGGGTGTCTGCGGCAGTTGCGAACTCACCGTCCTCGACGGGGAACCCGAGCACCGGGACGACATCGGCGCCCCCGAGGGCCGGATGTACGCCTGTGTGTCGCGGGCGCAAGGGCCGCGGCTGGTGCTGGACCTCTGA
- a CDS encoding ArsR/SmtB family transcription factor, whose product MDEVFKALADASRRRLLDRLNDRNGQSLRELCAGLEMTRQAVSKHLAVLEGAGLVTVVRHGREKLHYLNPVPIHELADRWIGRYERSRMAALGNLKHALEGTAMSKPEFVYTIYIHTTPEKLWEGLTSPEFLKQYHGGWAPSSDWKAGSKVLWPVEDGGEPQDLGQVVTESEPGRRLAYTWHTLQPMHQEMFGMSDAEFAEAVKERSKVAFDIEPAEEPELGVKLTITHDGFDSADSKMLEGVSGGWIMMLSELKTILEKA is encoded by the coding sequence ATGGACGAGGTGTTCAAGGCGCTCGCGGACGCGAGCCGCAGACGGCTGCTGGACCGGTTGAACGACCGGAACGGGCAGAGCCTGCGCGAGCTGTGCGCGGGACTGGAGATGACCAGACAGGCGGTGTCCAAGCACCTGGCGGTGCTGGAGGGCGCGGGTCTGGTCACGGTGGTCCGGCACGGCCGGGAGAAGCTGCACTACCTCAACCCCGTGCCCATCCACGAGCTGGCCGACCGCTGGATCGGCCGGTACGAGCGGAGCCGGATGGCCGCGCTCGGCAATCTGAAGCACGCCCTGGAAGGAACCGCGATGAGCAAGCCCGAGTTCGTCTACACGATCTACATCCACACCACGCCCGAGAAGCTCTGGGAGGGGCTGACCAGCCCGGAGTTCCTGAAGCAGTACCACGGCGGCTGGGCGCCCTCCTCCGACTGGAAGGCCGGCTCGAAGGTGCTGTGGCCGGTCGAGGACGGCGGCGAGCCGCAGGACCTCGGCCAGGTCGTCACCGAGTCGGAGCCCGGCAGGCGGCTCGCCTACACCTGGCACACGCTGCAGCCGATGCACCAGGAGATGTTCGGCATGAGCGACGCGGAGTTCGCCGAGGCGGTCAAGGAGCGCTCGAAGGTCGCCTTCGACATCGAGCCGGCCGAGGAGCCGGAGCTGGGCGTGAAGCTGACCATCACCCACGACGGCTTCGACTCGGCCGACTCCAAGATGCTGGAGGGCGTCAGCGGCGGCTGGATCATGATGCTGTCGGAGCTCAAGACGATCCTCGAAAAGGCCTGA